In Novipirellula caenicola, the genomic stretch CCCATCGTCGCTTTGCATCATGCGCCGCGTCGTTTCATTGGCCTGTTCGAGAAATTGATTCCACATCTCGACGTAAGGTTGAACAAACGGATTGGTGGCAGCGTTTGGTCCGGGTTGGCTAGACATATTCGCGGTCTCGTGTTGATTCTGGTTGATTAAATGAGGGCCAAAGCGACTTATTCGATGCGTTCGACGGCCATCGCGACCGCTTCACCGCCGCCGATACACAGGCAAGCGATTCCACGTTTTCCGCCGGTGCGGGACAATCCGGTCAACAGCGTCACCATAATTCGTGCGCCGGTGGCGCCGATCGGATGCCCCAGTGCGACCGCTCCGCCGTAAATGTTCAATTTCGCATCGGGAACGTTTAGGTCACGTGCCGCGGCCATTGCGACATTGGCAAACGCTTCGTTGATTTCGAACAGATCGACGTCGTCAATTGCCCAACCGATCTTGTCGATCAGTTTATTGATCGCGCCGATCGGTGCGATGGTGAACCACTCGGGTTCTCGACTAAACGTGACCGAACCTACGATGCGAGCGATGGGTCGAAGCCGCAGGCTTGCACAATGCGAATCCGAGACCACCAACAACGCGGCCGCGCCATCGTTCACACTTGATGCGTTTCCGGCCGTCACCGTGCCCTGTTCACTAAACGCAGGTCGCAATCCTCGCAGTTTGTCTTCGTTGAACCGTGTCGGTTCCTCGTCATCGCTGATCTCTTTTGTTCCTTTACGCTGGGCAACGCTAACCGGAACCACTTCCTCGTCAAAAACTCCTTCGCTGGTGGCTTGGCGTGCCCGTTGATAGCTGCGGATTGCATACGCGTCCTGCGATTCCCTACTGAATTGGTACTCTGCAGCACATTGATCCCCGTAGGACCCCATATGAGCTTGTCCATACACGTCCCACAGCCCGTCTTGAATCATCGAGTCGATCAATTTGCCATGACCGATCCGGTACCCTTGGCGTGCTTGCGTCAACAAGTAGGGTGCCAGGCTCATGCTTTCGGTTCCGCCAGCGATGACGACGTGGGAATCCCCAAGCCGAATCGCCTGCTCGGCAAGCATGACCGCTTTCAGCGACGATCCGCAAACCTTATTGATCGTGGTGGCCCCGACCGACGCCGGCACGTCCGCGTAAATCGAGCACTGCCGGGCCGGATTTTGTCCGATTCCGCCACTGACGACATTTCCCATGATCACTTCGTCAAGCTCATCCGCAGCCACGCCAGTTCGCTGCAGCAATGCACGGATACAGGTCGCCCCCAATTCGGTCGCAGGGACCGTCGAAAGCACGCCGCCGAGCGCACCGATAGGAGTCCGGACTGCCGCGACGATTAGGGCTTCGTTTGGCATACTTGAATCCATTTGTTCATCGCTTCCTGAAACTGTTGCATTTGGGATTCGGATGTCTCTTTCATCAAATCCAATGCATTGCGACAGAGCGACTCGCAACGTTCACGAAGCTGCTCGGGGTTCTCTGACTCCGCGACACGAAACGCCTCCTCGAGCGATTTGATGCCGGCGCGGTATTGTTGATCGAGCATTTCACGGTGGCGTTGCATCAAGTCCGTGACGGTGCTGGCCCATTCTTGTTGCACGCGATGCGTATTGTTGCTCCAAGTGGCATCAGCACCTGGGAAGCCCGCTGACCACATCTTGGCGTATTGGCCATAGGTCTCTTGTTGCATCTGCAGAGCCGACTGCATCGCCTTGCGAAAGCTGTCAAAAGCCTGCTCGAATAATTTACTGGTGGGTTCGCTTGCAGTTGCCATAAAGGCTCCTCGTTCGGGATTCAAATCAAAGGGTCTAGAAATTGACGGTTTGCCATACGTTGCCACCGACAAATGTTGAGGGAAAGCGGCATTGAGATGGTGTACAGGTCCCGATCTAGTCGGTCTGAGGCATCTCTTCATCATCTTCGTCTTCGTCGTTGGCTTGGTACCATTCGTCCCAGCACCGCACCCAATGATCCTCGGGGAATCGTCCGGTAGGCATCGCCGGCGGAGGGGCGGCTTTGCCATTGCTCGCAGCCATGGCGGCGTCCAAGTCAACGATCGAAGGTGGTGAGTGATCGTAGGGGACAATTCGTCCGAGCACGTAACCGGTCTCGTCACAGACCTCGATCGGCAGACGAGTGGAAACCAGAATCGACGATTGGTTTTGATCGAGAGATAATGCAGCCATCTTTTAGAAACTCCCTAAAATGGATTGGACACGATTTATGATGCGAGTTCCCGCTGTTCAACAACGGGTGAAAAAATCAACGCGTTACCGGCATGATCCACCGACGCAGTGGCGGGAACGAATTTGACTCGCAACCCGACGTGAAGATCACCTCGAGGCGGAACAATCTTGCCGGTCACCAATGCCCCGTTGGACAGTTGGATCAACGCCAACACCCACTGGACGTCTTGGCACTCCACGTTGCCGCCGTTCGCGTTGTTACCGCTCGACTTGGCCGAACTGCGTGTTTTGCACGAACGGATCGTGGTGTACGAGTAGACTTCGCCAAACTGCGACACCGCGTCGACGGAGTCGTGTTCACAGCGAGAACAGGTTTGTTCATGTTCATCCGCCAAGCGACCGCAGTGACGACAGAAACCAATGCTTCGATCGACCACCGGAGGACGCTTTGCCGTCGTCGGATGTAGATCGAGATAAAGGGTGTTCATGACACGCATCCCATGTAATTAAAAATCAGCCGGCAGCCATGCCGTAACACACGACTTCATCCGTGGTTCAAGTCGATCGTTGCAAAATGTGCGTGACGACCGTCGCCCCGCTGCCACCAATACTTTGAGTCATCGCAATCGACGGATTGCGAACTTGATTGGGCCCCGCCTGGCCGCGTAATTGCAAAGCCGCTTCCACGACTTGATAGGCGCCACTTGCACCGACGGGATGGCCGCGTGCTTTTAAACCTCCGAACGTGCCCACCGGCAATCCACCTTTGCGGTCGATCCCACGCTCGCGTGCGAATTGAGGTGCCGTTCCTCGTGCGGTAAAACCACTCGATTCGAGACTGAGCGCGGCGATGATCGTGAACGCGTCATGCAGCTCTAATAGATCAATGTCGTCGTGACAGACCCCGGCTTGATCCATCGCCGCTCTTGTCGAATCCTCGGCCGCTTGCAACCACAATGGGTCTTTTCGCTGCTGGACGCTGAGCGTGTCGGTCGCACTTGCGCTGCCAATCACGTTGACCACGTTGTCTCGTTTTTTGGCGAATT encodes the following:
- a CDS encoding thiolase family protein, which gives rise to MPNEALIVAAVRTPIGALGGVLSTVPATELGATCIRALLQRTGVAADELDEVIMGNVVSGGIGQNPARQCSIYADVPASVGATTINKVCGSSLKAVMLAEQAIRLGDSHVVIAGGTESMSLAPYLLTQARQGYRIGHGKLIDSMIQDGLWDVYGQAHMGSYGDQCAAEYQFSRESQDAYAIRSYQRARQATSEGVFDEEVVPVSVAQRKGTKEISDDEEPTRFNEDKLRGLRPAFSEQGTVTAGNASSVNDGAAALLVVSDSHCASLRLRPIARIVGSVTFSREPEWFTIAPIGAINKLIDKIGWAIDDVDLFEINEAFANVAMAAARDLNVPDAKLNIYGGAVALGHPIGATGARIMVTLLTGLSRTGGKRGIACLCIGGGEAVAMAVERIE
- a CDS encoding OB-fold domain-containing protein, which produces MNTLYLDLHPTTAKRPPVVDRSIGFCRHCGRLADEHEQTCSRCEHDSVDAVSQFGEVYSYTTIRSCKTRSSAKSSGNNANGGNVECQDVQWVLALIQLSNGALVTGKIVPPRGDLHVGLRVKFVPATASVDHAGNALIFSPVVEQRELAS